One Pseudomonadota bacterium DNA segment encodes these proteins:
- a CDS encoding Fic family protein — MDMPGSGAIWKYAPNKVRSRPFLAHIRRLRHIIQGMPKQIPSEELSAIFAIVAAHPEGMPVSRIRAQLPHGMANRTLQRRLALLVQQQRLVAEGNSRGRRYRVASPSVSGGATLTDGRSDTIRAPGEVYVPLSPEGEQIRETVRAPIQHRSPVGYQRDFLEDYHPNETYYLPQETRARLLAMGRPPHADRPAGTYARTILSRLLIDLSWNSSRLEGNTYSLLETERLLVIGETADGKDALEAQMILNHKAAIELLVDQADEIGFNRFTILNLHALLADNLLADPEAGGRLRRIPVGIEGTVYHPLEVPQLIEECFDVLLTKATAIADPFEQAFFALVHLAYLQGFEDVNKRVSRLAANIPLIRGNLCPLSFVDVPERAYIDGVLATYELNRIELLRDVFVWAYARSCARYSAVRQSLGEPDPFRLRYREQVGRLVPEVVRRRLDKRGAVALARERAAAEVPAVDQSRFVEVVETELMSLHEGNIARYRLRPEEFREWSRGWK; from the coding sequence GCATATTCGTCGTTTGCGACATATAATCCAAGGGATGCCGAAACAGATACCGTCAGAAGAGCTCAGCGCAATCTTCGCAATCGTCGCGGCTCACCCCGAAGGCATGCCCGTGAGCCGAATTCGGGCCCAGCTCCCGCACGGGATGGCCAACCGAACCCTCCAGCGACGTCTCGCACTCCTCGTCCAGCAACAGCGCTTGGTCGCGGAGGGAAACTCGAGAGGCCGCCGTTACCGCGTTGCCTCTCCCAGCGTTTCCGGTGGGGCCACTCTTACCGACGGACGTAGCGATACGATTCGAGCTCCAGGCGAGGTGTACGTCCCGCTCTCGCCTGAGGGGGAGCAGATCAGAGAGACCGTTCGCGCCCCGATCCAGCACCGCAGCCCGGTGGGTTATCAGCGCGATTTCCTAGAGGACTATCATCCGAACGAGACCTACTACCTGCCCCAGGAAACACGCGCTCGATTGCTGGCGATGGGACGCCCACCGCACGCCGACCGGCCGGCGGGCACCTACGCGCGCACCATCCTAAGCCGCCTGCTGATCGATCTGTCCTGGAACTCGAGCCGCCTGGAGGGCAACACCTACTCGCTGCTCGAGACCGAACGTCTACTCGTCATCGGCGAGACTGCAGATGGAAAGGACGCGCTGGAAGCGCAGATGATCCTCAACCACAAGGCCGCCATCGAACTGCTGGTGGACCAGGCCGACGAGATCGGATTCAACCGCTTCACCATCCTCAACCTACACGCATTACTAGCTGACAATTTGCTCGCCGATCCCGAAGCGGGCGGTCGTCTGCGACGGATTCCTGTCGGCATCGAGGGTACGGTCTACCACCCCCTCGAAGTTCCACAGCTCATCGAAGAGTGCTTCGATGTGCTGTTGACCAAAGCCACAGCTATCGCTGATCCCTTCGAGCAGGCTTTTTTTGCGTTGGTGCACCTGGCGTACCTGCAGGGCTTCGAGGACGTCAACAAGCGCGTGTCGCGATTGGCCGCGAACATTCCACTCATTCGCGGAAACTTATGCCCGTTGTCGTTCGTGGACGTACCGGAACGGGCCTACATTGATGGAGTGCTGGCGACCTACGAGTTGAATCGCATCGAACTGTTGCGTGACGTATTCGTCTGGGCGTACGCACGATCTTGTGCGCGATACTCAGCGGTGCGCCAATCGCTCGGTGAGCCTGATCCATTTAGGCTCCGATACCGTGAGCAGGTGGGCAGGCTTGTCCCCGAGGTCGTGCGCCGGCGATTAGACAAGCGAGGCGCGGTGGCGCTGGCGCGAGAGCGCGCTGCGGCTGAGGTGCCGGCGGTGGATCAATCGCGTTTCGTGGAAGTTGTGGAAACGGAGCTCATGAGCCTCCACGAAGGGAACATCGCGCGCTATCGCCTGCGGCCGGAAGAGTTTCGCGAGTGGTCTCGGGGTTGGAAGTGA